The genomic region CGCGACGGCCACCCGCTGCTGCGGCTCGGCCGCCCGCTGACCGCGGCCGATCTGGTGGACGCCACCTGGATTCTCCAGCCCCTGGGGAGCCTGCTGCGCAGCCGGGTCGAGGCGCTGTTCCGCGCCGAGGGGGTTTCGCCGCCGCGCAAGGTGATCGAAAGCGCCTCCCCGGTCATCTCGCTGGCGATGGTGGCCGAGAACGATTCGGTCACCGTCTTCGCCCGCGCGCTCGCCCAGGTGTTTTCCCCCACCGGGAGCTGCACCATCGTGCCCTTCCACAAGCGCTTCAGCGTCGAGCCCTACGGCATCTTCTGGCTGAAGGACCGCCCGCTGTCGCCGGGCGCCCGCACCGCCCTGGCCGCCTTGCGGGCGGCGTCCGACGCCAAGATGCGCCGCGCGCTGGAAACGCCGCAGCCCAGCCTCTCAAGTGATACCGACCCTCCAAGTGATATCGAAATGTGTATGAATTCCGCCAATAATCGTATTTGACAGTTATGGTTTTTCGGCCTATTGCTAGCCTTACAAACATTGCGCCACCCGACACCCGTTCAAGAGCCGCGGGTGTGGCCAACCCGGTGCCGCAGAAGGGGGAGGAAATCGGCCCATGTCTTCTTCGTTCACGACCACACTGGCCGGGATGGCCGTCGGCGTGCTGGCCCTCACCGTTGCCGCCGCACCGACTCTGGCGCAGGACAAGCCCACCGTCGGCATCGCGATGCCCACCAAGTCCTCGGCCCGCTGGATCGACGACGGCAACAACATGGTCAAGCAGTTCCAGGCCAAGGGCTACAAGACCGACCTGCAATACGCCGAGGACGACATCCCCAACCAGCTCGCCCAGATCGAGACGATGGTCGCCAAGAACAGCAAGGTTCTGGTGATCGCCGCCATCGACGGCACGACGCTGACCGACGTGCTCCAGCAGGCCAAGGACCGCGGCGTCAAGGTCATCGCCTACGACCGGCTGATCCGCGGGTCGGAGAACGTGGACTATTACGCGACCTTCGACAACTTCCAGGTCGGCGTGCTCCAGGGCAGCTACATCGTCGACGCGCTGGGCCTGAAGGACGGCAAGGGACCCTTCAACATCGAGCTGTTCGGCGGCTCCCCCGACGACAACAACGCCTACTTCTTCTACAACGGCGCCATGTCGGTGCTGCAGCCCCACATCGACAGCGGCAAGCTGAAGGTGGGCAGCGGTCAGGTGGGCATGGACAAGGTGTCCACCCTGCGCTGGGACGGCGCCACCGCCCAGGCCCGCATGGACAACCTGCTGAGCGCGTTCTACGGCAACCGCCGCGTCGACGCCGTGCTGTCGCCCTACGACGGGATCAGCATCGGCATCATCTCCTCGCTGAAGGGGGTCGGCTACGGCTCGCCGTCGCAGCCGATGCCGGTGGTGACCGGGCAGGACGCTGAGGTGCCCTCGATCAAGTCGATCCTGGCAGGCGAGCAGCGCGCCACCGTCTTCAAGGACACCCGCGAGCTTGCCCGGGTCACGGTCGAGATGGTCGACGCGGTGCTGGGTGGCGGCACGCCGCCGGTCAACGACACCAAGACCTACGACAACGGCAAGAAGGTCGTCCCGGCCTACCTGCTGAAGCCGGTCAGCGTGGACGCGTCGAACTGGAAGAGCACGCTGGTCGGCAGCGGCTACTACACCGAAGCCCAGTTCAAGTGACGAAGCGGCGCAGGGCGGGCGCATTCGGCTTTCATAACCCTCTCCCCTCTGGGGAGAGGGTGGCCCGAAGGGCCGGTGAGGGGGATGCGCGTGACGGTGCGTCCGGCACAGGCGCAACCCCCTCACCCTAACCCTCTCCCCAGAGGGGAGAGGGGATTGAAAATGCGAACGACCCGCCACCGGACTGAGGTGCGCTCGGGCGATCGCAGGTTCCTTGGAGGATTCTCATGGACTCCATCCTGGAGCGGTCCAGTCTGGCGATGCCGATCCTAGAGATGAAGGGCATCACCAAGACGTTTCCCGGCGTGAAGGCGCTGGACGACGTCAACCTGTCGGTCCGCGAGGGCGAGATCCACGCGCTGATCGGCGAGAACGGCGCCGGCAAGTCGACGCTGATGAAGGTGCTGAGCGGGGTCTACCCGCAAGGCAGCTTCGACGGCGAGATCCGCTTCCGCGGCCAGCCCCAGGCCTTCCGCGGCATCGCCGACAGCGAGCGGCTGGGCATCATCATCATCCACCAGGAACTGGCGCTGGTTCCCCTGCTGTCGATCACCGAGAACCTGTTCCTCGGCAACGAGCAGGCAAGCCGTGGAGTGATCGACTGGGACGCCGCCACCCTGCGGGCGCGGGAGCTGCTGCGCCTCGTCGGGCTGCACGACCCGCCGGAGACCCTGATCACCGACATCGGCGTCGGCAAGCAGCAGCTCGTGGAGATCGCCAAGGCGCTGTCCAAGGAGGTCAAGCTGCTGATCCTGGACGAGCCGACCGCCAGCCTGAACGAGAGCGACAGCGACGCCCTGCTGGAATTGCTGCTGCAGTTCAAGGCGCGCGGCATCGCCTCCATCCTCATCTCGCACAAACTGAACGAGATCGCCAAGGTCGCCGACCGGGTGACCATCCTGCGCGACGGCACGACGGTGGAGACGCTGGATTGCCGCGAGGCCGTGGTCAGCCAGGACCGCATCATCCGCGGCATGGTCGGGCGCGCCCTGTCGGACCGCTATCCCAGGCGGACCACCGTGCCCGGCGACGTGCTGTTCGAGGTGAAGGGGTGGAGCGCCGACCACCCGGCCCATCCCGGCCGGCGCGTCGTCCGCGACGTGAACCTGACCGTCCGCCGCGGCGAGGTGGTGGGCATCGCCGGGCTGATGGGCGCCGGCCGCACCGAGTTCGCGATGAGCCTGTTCGGCCGCTCCTACGGCCGCAACATCCGCGGGCAGGCCTTCCTCGACGGGCGGGAGATCGACGTCTCCACCATCAGCCGGGCCATGGCGAACGGCCTCGCCTACGCGACGGAGGACCGCAAGCATCTCGGCCTCGTGCTCGACAACGACATCCGCCACAACGTCACGCTGGCGAACCTCAGGGGGGTGGCGAAACGCTGGGTCATCGACCATGAGCGCGAGGTCCAGGTGGCCGAGGAGTTCCGGCGCCGGCTGCGCATCCGCTGCGCCGACGTGTTCCAGGAGACGGTGAACCTGTCGGGCGGCAACCAACAGAAGGTCGTGCTCAGCAAGTGGCTGTTCGCCGACCCGCAGGTGCTGATCCTCGACGAGCCGACCCGCGGCATCGACGTCGGCGCCAAGTACGAGATCTACACCATCATCAACCAGCTGGTCGCCGAGGGCCGGGGCGTCGTCCTGATCTCCTCCGAAATGCCGGAGCTGCTGGGCGTCGCCGACCGCATCTACGTGATGAACGCCGGCGAAATGGTCGCCGAGATGCCGGCGGCCGAGGCCAGCCAGGAGAAAATCATGGGAGCGATCATGCGCTCCGGCGAGACGCTGATGTCCGGGGAGGCTCTGCCATGAGTGCCGAACTCAACCTTCCGGCGCGCGGCCCGCGGGTGTCCATGGGACGGTTCGTGAAGGCGCACATGCGCGAGTACGGCATGCTGCTGTCGCTGGTCGCCATCGTCCTGTTCTTCCAGTACATGACCGACGGCACGCTGCTGCAGCCGCTGAACCTGACCAACCTCGTGCTGCAGAACAGCTACATCGTCATCATGGCGCTGGGCATGCTGCTGGTGATCGTCGCCGGGCACATCGACCTGTCGGTGGGGTCGGTCGTCGCCCTCATCGGCGCGCTGGCGGCGACGCTGATGGTGCGGCTCCACCTGGATTTCGTCACCACGACGCTGCTGTGCCTGCTGGCCGGGGCGGCGATCGGGGCGGTGCAGGGCTTCTGGGTCGCCTATCTGCGCATCCCGTCCTTCATCGTGACGCTGGCCGGCATGCTGGTCTTCCGCGGCCTGTGCCTGATCCTGCTAGCCGGCCAGTCGGTCGGTCCCTTCCCAGTGGAGTTCCAGCGCCTCAGCTCCGGCTTCATCCCCGACTTCCTGGCGCTCGATGCCCTCAATCTGGGCAAGTTCCACCTGACCAGCCTGCTGCTCTGCGCGGCCGTGGCCGCCGCGATGGTGGCGATGAACACCAGGGCGCGCCTGCGCCGGCAGAGCGTCGCCATCGAGCAGGAGCCGCTGCCGCTGTTCGTGGCGAAGAACGTCGCGCTGGCCGCCGTGCTGATCTATGTCGGGCAGCTGATGGCCTCCTACCGCGGCCTGCCCAACGTGCTGATCATCATGAGCGTGCTGATCGCGCTCTACAGCTTCGTCACCCGCAACACCACGGTGGGGCGGCGCGTCTACGCGCTGGGCGGCAACGAGAAGGCGGCCAAGCTGTCCGGCATCGACACCCGGCGGCTCAGCTTCTACACCTTCGTCAACATGGGGGTGCTGGCGGCGCTGGCCGGGCTGATCTTCGCCGCGCGGCTGAACACCGCCACGCCGAAGGCCGGCGCCTCGTTCGAGCTGGACGTGATCGCCGCCTGCTTCATCGGCGGCGCCTCGGCGTCGGGCGGCGTGGGCCGGGTGACCGGGGCGGTGATCGGCGCCTTCATCAT from Azospirillum baldaniorum harbors:
- the chvE gene encoding multiple monosaccharide ABC transporter substrate-binding protein: MSSSFTTTLAGMAVGVLALTVAAAPTLAQDKPTVGIAMPTKSSARWIDDGNNMVKQFQAKGYKTDLQYAEDDIPNQLAQIETMVAKNSKVLVIAAIDGTTLTDVLQQAKDRGVKVIAYDRLIRGSENVDYYATFDNFQVGVLQGSYIVDALGLKDGKGPFNIELFGGSPDDNNAYFFYNGAMSVLQPHIDSGKLKVGSGQVGMDKVSTLRWDGATAQARMDNLLSAFYGNRRVDAVLSPYDGISIGIISSLKGVGYGSPSQPMPVVTGQDAEVPSIKSILAGEQRATVFKDTRELARVTVEMVDAVLGGGTPPVNDTKTYDNGKKVVPAYLLKPVSVDASNWKSTLVGSGYYTEAQFK
- the mmsA gene encoding multiple monosaccharide ABC transporter ATP-binding protein; the protein is MDSILERSSLAMPILEMKGITKTFPGVKALDDVNLSVREGEIHALIGENGAGKSTLMKVLSGVYPQGSFDGEIRFRGQPQAFRGIADSERLGIIIIHQELALVPLLSITENLFLGNEQASRGVIDWDAATLRARELLRLVGLHDPPETLITDIGVGKQQLVEIAKALSKEVKLLILDEPTASLNESDSDALLELLLQFKARGIASILISHKLNEIAKVADRVTILRDGTTVETLDCREAVVSQDRIIRGMVGRALSDRYPRRTTVPGDVLFEVKGWSADHPAHPGRRVVRDVNLTVRRGEVVGIAGLMGAGRTEFAMSLFGRSYGRNIRGQAFLDGREIDVSTISRAMANGLAYATEDRKHLGLVLDNDIRHNVTLANLRGVAKRWVIDHEREVQVAEEFRRRLRIRCADVFQETVNLSGGNQQKVVLSKWLFADPQVLILDEPTRGIDVGAKYEIYTIINQLVAEGRGVVLISSEMPELLGVADRIYVMNAGEMVAEMPAAEASQEKIMGAIMRSGETLMSGEALP
- the mmsB gene encoding multiple monosaccharide ABC transporter permease, which gives rise to MSAELNLPARGPRVSMGRFVKAHMREYGMLLSLVAIVLFFQYMTDGTLLQPLNLTNLVLQNSYIVIMALGMLLVIVAGHIDLSVGSVVALIGALAATLMVRLHLDFVTTTLLCLLAGAAIGAVQGFWVAYLRIPSFIVTLAGMLVFRGLCLILLAGQSVGPFPVEFQRLSSGFIPDFLALDALNLGKFHLTSLLLCAAVAAAMVAMNTRARLRRQSVAIEQEPLPLFVAKNVALAAVLIYVGQLMASYRGLPNVLIIMSVLIALYSFVTRNTTVGRRVYALGGNEKAAKLSGIDTRRLSFYTFVNMGVLAALAGLIFAARLNTATPKAGASFELDVIAACFIGGASASGGVGRVTGAVIGAFIMGVMNNGMSILGIGIDWQQVIKGMVLLAAVTIDVYNKNKA